The sequence GTAGCATACGTTGATGCAGTAGCTAGAGATGTGAACGGTATGCAAAATGGTATGTCCATTAAGATTAGAACAAGTATAGGAGAACTAAATCTAGATGAAATTTCTAAGGAAGCTACTAATGATGCTATATCTAAGATTGGTTCAAAGTCAATTAAATCTGGCAAATATAAAGTATTGATATCTAATTATATGATGGCAACTATATTAGGAACATTTCAAGGCGTCTTTAATGCCGATAATGCTCAAAAAGGACTTTCATTGCTTAGAGGAAAAGAAGGAGCTACTATAGCTTCTGATATTGTGACTATTACAGATAATCCGATTTTAGAAGGATCTCCTTATTCCACTCCTTTTGATGATGAAGGGGTACCAACATATAAAAAATCTATAGTTAATAAAGGGAAGTTTACAACACTTCTTCATAATTTGAAGACTTCAAATAAAGACAATGTAAAGACTACTGGAAATGCCTCTAAGGCTTCATTTTCCTCACCAGTTACGATTTCGGCTACAAATTTATATATAGAAAAAGGTGAAAAAACTTTTAATTCATTAGTAAATCTTGTTGGTGATGGGTTATATATAACTAATCTTCAAGGTATGCATTCAGGTGCAAATGCAATAACAGGAGACTTCTCGTTAGCAGCTAACGGAAGGGTGATAAGAGATGGAAAACTTGAAGAAGCGGTAGATCAAATAACAGTAGCGGGTAACTTTTTTGATTTGTTAAAAAACATTGAAGAAGTAGGAAGCGATTTTGATTTCTATTACTCTAATACAGCGAGTCCTTCTGTAATAGTAAGTGAACTCTCAATAGCTGGTTTGTAAAATATAATGCAGATAGTAATCAAATATTTGATTACTATCTGCATTTTGTATAATTATATAAGGCTATGTTTAGTAATGGGTTGAAATTAAACAGAGCGTTATATTAAATACATAAGCAATATAACAGTATATATTCTATAGATAAAATTTAGTATTTTTATGCAACTGATATATTATAATTCAAGTTGAACATTATATTCCTTTAACCATATATTCATTTGAACTAGATAAGCTATTAATTGAGGGCCTGTCATGAGCTGACCATACCATGGAGTTTTGTATGCGTCACCTTTTGTATCAACTATCTCTTGAACCTTCTTCTTATCTATAATATTTAATATAGGAGAAGTTTTATCGTTTAGTATATCATTCATAGCTTTGCATACTAATGAAGTATATATAGGGTTATGAGTCTTTGGATAAGGACTCTTTTTTCT comes from Clostridium fungisolvens and encodes:
- a CDS encoding TldD/PmbA family protein, which produces MDIRQFKDIVFKFAEESGFSEYEIYYSNKENLEIRIYEGEVDGYGLSSTGGVSFRGIINGKIGYAYSESLDEAAADIIVKKAKENAELLENEDKDFIYGEQGKYESISTYSDEIDLLTPSEQINLALMLEKKTKEASNLIEKVAECEVDTSKSEVVIINSKGLDLKSKKTTAVAYVDAVARDVNGMQNGMSIKIRTSIGELNLDEISKEATNDAISKIGSKSIKSGKYKVLISNYMMATILGTFQGVFNADNAQKGLSLLRGKEGATIASDIVTITDNPILEGSPYSTPFDDEGVPTYKKSIVNKGKFTTLLHNLKTSNKDNVKTTGNASKASFSSPVTISATNLYIEKGEKTFNSLVNLVGDGLYITNLQGMHSGANAITGDFSLAANGRVIRDGKLEEAVDQITVAGNFFDLLKNIEEVGSDFDFYYSNTASPSVIVSELSIAGL